The DNA segment TGATACTCGAAGCCGAGCAGCCGCGCGACGTGTCGCGCCGTCTGGCGCATGCCCACGGCGTCGAGGTCGTGCCGCAGCCGGATTCGAACCAACGGGGTCATGTGTGCCTCAGCACGACGACGGCAACGTCGTCGTTGCCGCGCGCAAAATCCCGATAGAGCCGGCCGGCGATGAGACCGGGATGCCGCGGCCACAACGGCTCGAGATGATGGGCTTGCCAGCGGGAGCTGATACCGTCGCTGTGCATCACCAGACTGCTCTCCGCCGTCCAATCGTACTCGAATTGCGCGATTCGGCTTGCCGTGTGGCCCAGAATGCCGTTCTGCGACACCAAATGCCGGGTACGCGCGTGGTCGACGATACAGGCCGATATGTTGCCGACGCCGCAATATCCGAGCCGCCCGGCATCCGCGTCGATCGCCGCGACCGCCACGGCGGCGCCGCGCGTCGGGCGCAGCGCCTCGCCGATCGCCGCCATGGTTTCCTTCGGGCTGCGCCAAGGTGTCCCGCGAAAGACCGCGACGGCCGCGGCGCTCGCTTCACACGCATAAACGCCGTGGCCCAGGCCGTCGCACATCAGCACCGCGACGCCCCGCTCGATCAACCTGCAATCCCATGCGTCGCCGTTCGAGCCTTGGCCTTCCTTCGCGCACGCGAACCCTGCAACCGGGAGATCCTCGCCGTTCCGTCGCGGGCGGCGTGCCAGCTCCGCGACGAGCACGGTGCCTTGGGGCGTCGAGAAGGCATCGACGCCATAGGCCAGGCGCGAGACCGCGCCGAGGCCGCTGCCGGAGGAGCCGGCCGAGGAATAGCCGTCCTCGAAGCACTTCGCCACATCGGGGACTCCCGGCCCTTTGTCCACGGCGACCAGCAGGATTCGAGCGTCGACCGGGGACGCGAGGCCGGTGACGGCGATGATGCCGTTCTGGGCATGACGAACCAAGTTGCTGGCGAGCTCGGTCGCGACGATCGAAGCATTGCTTCGGGCTACTTCATCGAAGCCGAGATGCTCGGCATGCTTCATCACCACGCGCCGGGCCTCCGCGACGCTGGACGGATCGAGGAGACGCACCGCGGACGAGGTGATCATCGCCAGCGCGTCACGCTGACACGCGTGCCTGCGCCGACCTTCGATTCGATCTCGAAGTCGTTCATCAAACGCTTGGAACCGGAGAGCCCGAGGCCCAGGCCGGCGCCGGTGGTGTACCCGTCTTTCATCGCGAGCTCGACGTCCGGGATGCCCGGCCCGGCGTCCGTGAAATCCATGCGAAATCCGTGCCGGCTGCCGTTCAGAACCCACCGGAAGCGTGCCGTGCCTCCCCGGCCGTGCTCGACGGTGTTTCTCGCGAGCTCGCTTGCGGCGGTAACGATTTTCGTCTGCTCCACCAGGCCGAAACCGATTTCGACCGCCCAAGCTCGCGCGCGTTGGCGCACCTGCACGACGTCTTCCTGAACCCGCAGCTCGAAGTTCTCATCTTTGACGACGTCCAACCTTGGCCTCCTCGAGCATCTCCATGCCTCGATCGAGGTTGAGCGCGGTACGTACTCCGTCGAGCTGCAGGCCCAGCTCTACGAGCGTGATCGCCACCGCAGGCCGCATGCCGACCACGACGGTATCGGCATCGAGCACCTTGGCGATGGCGGTGATATTCCCGAGCGTTCGGCCGATGAACGAGTCGACGACCTCGAGGGCGGAGATGTCGATGAGGACGCCCTTTGCGCGGGTGGCGACGACACGGTTGGCAAGGTCGTCCTGAAGCTGGAGCGCCATGCGGTCATGCATATCGACCTGGATGGTCACGAGCAGCGTATCACCGAGCCGCAGGATAGGGATGTCCACCGAAGTCAGTCCCGGTCGGCCGCCGTGTGCTCCACGGCCTGGCCGCGCAGCCGCAGCGCGTAACGAAAGGCATCGGCGAGGGAAGCTTTGGTAATGACGTCGCCGAGGTGCACGCCGAGGTGCACGATCGTTTGCGCGATCTGCGGGCGGATGCCGCTGATGATGCACTCGGCGCCCATGAGACGCGCGGCCGCCACCGTCTTCAACAGGTGCTGCGCGACGATGGTGTCGACGGTAGGCACGCCGGTGATGTCGATCACCGCGATTCCGGCACCTGTCGACACGATCTCCGTGAGCAACGATTCCATCACGACCTGCGTACGGGCGCTGTCGAGGGTGCCTATCAGCGGCACGGCAAGAATGCCGTCCCACAGGTGAATCACAGGCGTCGAAAGCTCGAGGAGCTCCTCCTGCTGACGGCGAATCACGTCCTCTCGGCTTTTCTGGAACGTCTCGACGGTATGAAGGCCGAGCCGGTCGATGAGCTTCGACGCCGTGACGATCTCTTCGGCGAAGTCGCCGCCGTCCTTGATCTCGGCCTGCAGCCGGGCGAACAGCGGCTGTTTGAGCGAGAACACGAAGAACGCGGTTTCGCTCGGTGTGAACCCTTGTCGTGCGCGCGAGCGCGACAGATTCTCGAGAACGTCTCGGGTCCGGCTCCAGTCGTCGCCGTCGATACCGTGCGTGGCGCCGTTTTGCACCGCGTCGACGAAGTGCCGCAAGAAGCTCGCCGACTCGGAATGCAATTGATCCTGGCTGATCGCGCCCGTCAGCGACGTGTTTTCGCGCCTTTGCAGGTCGACCCACTCAGCCAGTAGCTCCGACT comes from the Gammaproteobacteria bacterium genome and includes:
- a CDS encoding SpoIIE family protein phosphatase, which encodes MITSSAVRLLDPSSVAEARRVVMKHAEHLGFDEVARSNASIVATELASNLVRHAQNGIIAVTGLASPVDARILLVAVDKGPGVPDVAKCFEDGYSSAGSSGSGLGAVSRLAYGVDAFSTPQGTVLVAELARRPRRNGEDLPVAGFACAKEGQGSNGDAWDCRLIERGVAVLMCDGLGHGVYACEASAAAVAVFRGTPWRSPKETMAAIGEALRPTRGAAVAVAAIDADAGRLGYCGVGNISACIVDHARTRHLVSQNGILGHTASRIAQFEYDWTAESSLVMHSDGISSRWQAHHLEPLWPRHPGLIAGRLYRDFARGNDDVAVVVLRHT
- a CDS encoding anti-sigma regulatory factor, with the protein product MDVVKDENFELRVQEDVVQVRQRARAWAVEIGFGLVEQTKIVTAASELARNTVEHGRGGTARFRWVLNGSRHGFRMDFTDAGPGIPDVELAMKDGYTTGAGLGLGLSGSKRLMNDFEIESKVGAGTRVSVTRWR
- a CDS encoding STAS domain-containing protein; this encodes MDIPILRLGDTLLVTIQVDMHDRMALQLQDDLANRVVATRAKGVLIDISALEVVDSFIGRTLGNITAIAKVLDADTVVVGMRPAVAITLVELGLQLDGVRTALNLDRGMEMLEEAKVGRRQR
- a CDS encoding STAS domain-containing protein yields the protein MGSSKIPAIVKRYESELLAEWVDLQRRENTSLTGAISQDQLHSESASFLRHFVDAVQNGATHGIDGDDWSRTRDVLENLSRSRARQGFTPSETAFFVFSLKQPLFARLQAEIKDGGDFAEEIVTASKLIDRLGLHTVETFQKSREDVIRRQQEELLELSTPVIHLWDGILAVPLIGTLDSARTQVVMESLLTEIVSTGAGIAVIDITGVPTVDTIVAQHLLKTVAAARLMGAECIISGIRPQIAQTIVHLGVHLGDVITKASLADAFRYALRLRGQAVEHTAADRD